A stretch of the Marivirga tractuosa DSM 4126 genome encodes the following:
- a CDS encoding SDR family NAD(P)-dependent oxidoreductase, whose protein sequence is MKKTAFITGATSGIGQATALLLGQNGFRIIATGRRQERLVELKNELEKYTEIHTLNFDVRDQKAVLKAIESLPKDWENIDLLVNNAGNAHGLASIENGNMEDWEAMIDINVKGLLYVSQPIIEKMVAQKAGHIINIGSVAGKEAYPNGNVYCASKHAVDALNSSMRMDLNKYGIKVSQVAPGLVETEFSLVRFKGDEDRSKTVYEGFDALKAEDIADLILFMATRPAHVNLADVLVFPTAQASSTMVNKS, encoded by the coding sequence ATGAAAAAAACAGCATTTATAACAGGCGCAACATCAGGTATTGGTCAAGCCACTGCTTTACTTTTAGGTCAAAACGGATTTAGGATAATTGCAACAGGTAGAAGGCAAGAAAGACTAGTTGAATTAAAAAACGAGTTAGAAAAATATACGGAAATTCATACACTGAATTTTGATGTACGTGACCAAAAAGCTGTTTTGAAGGCTATCGAAAGCCTACCCAAAGACTGGGAGAATATCGATCTTTTAGTAAACAATGCAGGAAACGCACATGGTCTGGCTTCAATCGAAAATGGCAATATGGAAGATTGGGAAGCTATGATTGATATCAATGTGAAAGGATTGTTATATGTTTCTCAGCCAATTATTGAAAAAATGGTTGCTCAAAAGGCAGGGCACATCATTAATATAGGTTCTGTCGCTGGGAAAGAAGCTTATCCTAACGGCAATGTCTATTGTGCTTCCAAGCATGCAGTGGATGCTTTAAATAGTTCAATGCGGATGGATTTGAATAAATATGGAATTAAAGTTTCGCAAGTTGCTCCTGGATTAGTGGAGACAGAATTTTCCTTGGTGCGATTCAAGGGAGATGAGGATCGCAGCAAAACAGTTTATGAGGGCTTTGATGCTTTGAAAGCAGAAGATATTGCAGATTTGATTTTGTTTATGGCTACTAGACCAGCACATGTGAATTTAGCAGATGTTTTAGTATTCCCAACTGCTCAAGCTTCATCTACAATGGTTAATAAGTCGTGA
- a CDS encoding type II toxin-antitoxin system PemK/MazF family toxin — protein sequence MKKGKIVLVPFPFTDLKGSKIRPAIILVNKESDIILAFISTQLNWTEKSDILLEPSSINGLKKTSVLRLSKIVTLHKNLILGEIGELDAKLRKTLNDNLMYLFKLK from the coding sequence ATGAAAAAAGGCAAAATTGTCTTGGTTCCATTTCCTTTTACTGATCTAAAAGGCAGCAAAATACGTCCAGCAATAATTTTAGTAAATAAAGAATCAGATATCATTTTAGCTTTTATTTCTACACAACTCAATTGGACGGAAAAGTCAGACATTCTACTTGAACCATCTAGTATTAATGGATTGAAAAAAACATCTGTTTTGAGATTGTCCAAAATTGTCACTCTCCATAAAAATTTAATCCTTGGTGAAATTGGCGAGTTAGATGCTAAACTCCGTAAAACACTAAATGATAATTTAATGTATCTATTTAAACTCAAATAA
- a CDS encoding GxxExxY protein, with product MSLNDLTYQIKGAIYTVFKELEPGLLEHVYEATLMFELHQMGLKARSQVGLPVIYKGTKLELGYRIDIIVENNIIIEIKSVEFLHNVHKKQLLSYLKLSDKKLGLLVNFNVSKLVDNESLVRIIN from the coding sequence ATGAGTTTAAACGACTTGACCTACCAAATAAAAGGTGCCATATATACCGTATTTAAAGAACTAGAGCCAGGATTATTAGAACATGTGTATGAAGCCACTCTAATGTTCGAATTACATCAAATGGGATTAAAGGCAAGAAGTCAGGTAGGTTTACCCGTTATATACAAAGGCACAAAATTAGAACTAGGCTATAGAATTGATATAATAGTTGAGAATAATATTATAATAGAAATCAAATCAGTAGAATTTCTACATAATGTCCATAAAAAACAACTACTTTCCTACCTCAAATTATCAGACAAAAAATTAGGCTTATTAGTTAACTTCAACGTTTCAAAACTAGTGGATAACGAAAGCTTGGTGAGGATTATTAATTAA
- a CDS encoding DEAD/DEAH box helicase, with amino-acid sequence MNNFTFHFIAHPFMSFASFNLPIALSNVLSKQNIKSPFPIQQEVIPLAMDGKDVLGIAKTGSGKTLAYVLPILTKLNFFPEARNRQPQVLILVPTRELSQQVLEVFKLFVDTNRNHSKTMAVFGGTSVNPQMQGMGEVKILVATPGRLLDLVSSNALKLSSLQLLVIDEADKILNANFKKELDEILKIIPGTAQKLLFSATLSPDVQKLKQLYLNKPSIIHIEQKEEKVELIKQSAYAVEANQKGPLLRYLIKSKDLKQVMVFTSSITSANKVADKLRKNGIDALAVHSKKSQHARNQALSDFRDGKVNVLVTTDLLSRGIDIEYLPFVINYELPRSPKDFVHRIGRTGRAKHAGEAISLISKEESHHFEVIQKKINYKITLTEIENINLHGY; translated from the coding sequence ATGAATAACTTTACATTTCATTTTATAGCACACCCCTTTATGTCTTTTGCATCATTTAATTTACCTATTGCACTTTCCAACGTTCTATCAAAACAGAATATTAAAAGCCCCTTTCCTATTCAGCAAGAAGTTATTCCGCTGGCTATGGATGGGAAAGATGTTCTAGGCATTGCCAAAACGGGCTCAGGAAAAACCTTAGCCTATGTTTTACCCATTTTAACAAAACTCAATTTTTTTCCAGAAGCAAGAAATCGTCAGCCGCAGGTTTTAATCTTGGTACCAACTCGTGAATTGTCACAGCAGGTATTGGAGGTCTTTAAACTTTTTGTGGATACGAATCGAAATCATAGCAAAACCATGGCAGTTTTTGGAGGAACTTCCGTGAATCCACAAATGCAGGGAATGGGAGAAGTGAAGATATTGGTTGCGACACCTGGCCGACTTTTGGATTTAGTTTCATCCAATGCTTTAAAGTTGAGTAGCTTACAGCTTTTGGTGATTGATGAGGCGGATAAGATATTGAATGCAAACTTTAAGAAAGAGTTAGATGAAATTTTGAAGATCATTCCAGGGACTGCTCAGAAGCTATTGTTTTCAGCTACTTTAAGTCCTGATGTTCAAAAATTGAAACAACTATACCTTAACAAACCCTCTATCATTCATATCGAGCAAAAAGAAGAAAAAGTTGAATTGATAAAGCAATCCGCATATGCAGTAGAAGCCAATCAAAAGGGCCCCTTGCTTAGATATTTAATAAAATCAAAAGACCTAAAACAGGTAATGGTTTTCACTTCTTCGATTACAAGTGCTAATAAAGTAGCCGATAAATTGCGAAAGAATGGGATAGATGCGTTAGCTGTTCATAGTAAAAAAAGTCAGCATGCCAGAAATCAAGCCTTATCGGATTTTAGAGATGGGAAAGTTAATGTTTTGGTCACTACAGATCTGCTATCTAGAGGTATAGACATTGAATACTTACCGTTCGTGATCAATTATGAACTCCCCCGTTCGCCTAAAGATTTTGTGCATAGAATAGGTAGAACAGGAAGAGCCAAACATGCAGGTGAAGCGATCTCCTTGATTTCTAAAGAAGAATCACATCACTTTGAAGTTATACAAAAGAAAATCAACTATAAAATTACGCTAACAGAGATAGAAAACATCAACCTTCACGGTTATTGA
- a CDS encoding putative signal transducing protein produces the protein MDNTQKDMICVYSDTELNINRLRAELAKIGISSLVKNEFQSGVIAGFGAPVNAVDLYVNASESEEALAIIQDLNS, from the coding sequence ATGGACAATACCCAAAAAGATATGATTTGCGTTTATAGCGATACTGAATTAAATATTAATAGGCTCAGAGCTGAATTGGCTAAAATTGGTATTTCTTCTTTGGTAAAAAATGAATTTCAATCAGGAGTAATTGCCGGATTTGGAGCTCCTGTGAATGCTGTTGATTTATATGTTAATGCTAGTGAGTCGGAAGAAGCATTAGCAATAATTCAAGATTTGAATTCATAA
- a CDS encoding phytochrome family protein, with protein sequence MNKNLLKNEHLRDVTLSVIFGLLSTLLGLVKFNIPGFTAAISSLNEIPLLISVLYVGNPFYLIIAVVISALPTPEQGSIYSTILMHAGGLAFFGAFYHLVIKQYSGYLIKTIALCVLGISIYYAAFLVPIFIITNQLLGLNETPFIPFYIELSQSLHFEFITSLLVVTLFMVQFNYSKKLKKYSTGLEGIVKERTEELRTTVEELNRSNQELTSLNDGLDLMVKNRTAELEERNYQLTEYAFINSHLLRAPLARVLGLTDLIRMESTDPKTKDLMEKLFNSCEELDEIIKLMSNQLSDGSILSSNQKEELKNRINEIIAQRDNLN encoded by the coding sequence TTGAATAAAAACCTGCTAAAAAATGAACATCTAAGAGACGTCACTTTGAGTGTGATATTCGGATTGCTTTCAACGCTTTTAGGTCTTGTCAAATTTAATATACCAGGCTTCACAGCTGCCATTAGCAGTTTGAATGAAATCCCTCTTTTGATAAGTGTTTTGTATGTTGGCAACCCTTTTTATCTCATTATTGCTGTTGTTATTTCAGCTTTACCCACACCTGAACAAGGATCTATTTATTCGACCATATTGATGCATGCCGGAGGCTTAGCTTTCTTTGGTGCGTTTTATCATTTAGTTATAAAGCAGTATTCAGGCTATTTAATTAAAACCATAGCGCTATGCGTTTTAGGAATTTCTATCTATTACGCAGCATTCTTAGTCCCTATTTTTATCATCACAAATCAGCTTTTAGGATTAAATGAGACTCCATTCATTCCTTTTTATATCGAATTAAGTCAATCGCTTCATTTCGAATTTATCACTTCTTTACTTGTCGTCACCTTATTCATGGTTCAATTTAATTATAGCAAAAAGTTAAAGAAATATTCCACAGGGCTTGAAGGAATAGTAAAAGAACGAACAGAGGAACTAAGAACGACTGTGGAAGAATTAAACAGAAGTAATCAAGAACTAACTTCCTTGAATGATGGACTAGATTTGATGGTGAAAAACAGAACTGCTGAATTGGAGGAAAGAAATTACCAGCTTACAGAGTACGCATTTATTAATTCTCATCTTCTACGAGCTCCATTAGCTAGGGTTTTGGGCTTAACTGACCTCATTAGAATGGAAAGTACGGATCCGAAGACCAAAGATCTAATGGAAAAGTTATTTAATTCCTGCGAAGAATTAGATGAAATTATAAAATTAATGAGTAACCAACTATCAGATGGTAGCATTCTAAGTTCAAACCAAAAAGAGGAGTTGAAAAATAGAATTAATGAGATTATAGCTCAACGCGATAATTTAAATTAA